A genome region from Arachis duranensis cultivar V14167 chromosome 6, aradu.V14167.gnm2.J7QH, whole genome shotgun sequence includes the following:
- the LOC107494243 gene encoding acyltransferase GLAUCE-like, which translates to MELLEKVIVYPEQSTLNKRIFLSNIDLYLVVYQDNIFFFDPPSSKMSFSKIFNKLCNAFGKLLVHYDFMAGRLVQSLEDSHRFEIDCNDAGIVVIAARIDRKLSEFGDIFTPNQNLEEFAMFLQGEQEEEIDLKEKPLLSVQLTQFACESLALTAHYNHCTLDGLAVRDFGANLAALTRGDPLIVVPFADRTLLRARNPPKISYPHFEYGKVTNIENLFSVRGISGGINVRQNVTQNQIQILYLSPQQIASFKMKAINDCNLKNVTTFHVVAGKIWKARTIATKMLDDKVTTMLFPVDVRKRVFPELPYGFAGNALVPGFARATVKELTELEDAYHIRKVQEGIERLDDEYIKSSIDWLELNKGVPCREDSFSLVSGLRLGLEDQHFAWGKLKCSTPLTVKPGLVMLLPAAPGDGGLNVCLDLPEDQMYIFRRIMLEF; encoded by the exons ATGGAACTGCTGGAGAAAGTAATTGTTTATCCCGAGCAATCCACTCTTAATAAGCGAATTTTCTTGTCCAATATTGACTTATATCTTGTTGTTTACCAAGACAATATCTTCTTCTTTGATCCTCCAAGTAGCAAAATgagtttttctaaaattttcaacaaattaTGCAATGCATTTGGTAAATTGCTTGTGCATTATGACTTTATGGCTGGTCGACTTGTGCAAAGTTTGGAGGACAGTCATCGGTTTGAAATAGACTGTAATGATGCTGGTATTGTGGTTATTGCTGCAAGAATTGATAGAAAGTTGAGTGAATTTGGTGATATTTTTACACCTAATCAAAATTTAGAGGAATTTGCTATGTTCCTCCAAGGAGAACAGGAAGAAGAAATCGACTTGAAAGAGAAACCCCTTTTATCGGTACAG CTGACGCAATTTGCTTGCGAAAGTTTGGCACTAACTGCTCACTACAACCATTGCACACTAGACGGTTTAGCAGTAAGAGATTTTGGGGCAAACTTGGCTGCATTAACACGTGGTGATCCCCTAATCGTAGTTCCTTTTGCAGATAGGACATTGCTAAGAGCAAGAAACCCACCAAAAATTAGTTATCCACATTTTGAGTATGGAAAAGTTACAAATATTGAAAACTTGTTTAGTGTTCGTGGAATAAGTGGTGGCATTAATGTAAGACAAAATGTGACACAAAACCAAATTCAGATTCTTTATTTGTCTCCACAGCAAATTGCCAGCTTTAAAATGAAAGCTATCAATGATTGTAACTTAAAGAACGTGACTACTTTTCATGTTGTTGCCGGTAAAATATGGAAGGCAAGAACTATTGCGACAAAGATGTTAGATGATAAAGTGACGACAATGTTATTTCCTGTAGATGTTAGGAAAAGAGTTTTTCCAGAACTTCCATATGGCTTTGCAG GCAATGCTTTGGTTCCTGGATTTGCAAGAGCAACTGTGAAGGAGCTCACAGAATTAGAGGATGCTTATCATATCAGAAAAGTACAAGAAGGAATTGAAAGATTGGATGACGAGTATATTAAGTCAAGCATAGATTGGTTAGAATTGAACAAAGGAGTCCCTTGTAGGGAAGATAGTTTCTCATTGGTTTCAGGGTTGAGATTAGGGCTTGAGGACCAACATTTTGCATGGGGTAAATTAAAATGTTCAACACCACTTACTGTTAAGCCAGGTCTAGTCATGCTATTACCAGCAGCACCAGGTGATGGAGGTCTTAATGTTTGTTTGGATTTACCAGAAGATCAAATGTACATATTTCGTAGGATAATGCTAGAATTCTAA